AAACGCGGTCTTTGGAAAAGACGCCGAGATCCGCGGCACGGCCCGCTGGGTAATAAAAGCCGCGGCGCTGGAGCTGGGCCTGTGGCCTGCCTCCATCCAGGGGCTTTACGACGCCATGGGCAGGAGCGAGGTTCGTGGATACACCGTTCCCGCCATCAACATCCGCGGCCTCACTTACGACGTGGCCCGGGCGGTTTTCCATACGGCAATAAGGAACAACACCGGGGCGTTCATCTTCGAGATAGCCCGGTCTGAGATCGATTACACGTTCCAGCGGCCCGCCGAATATTCCACGGCCCTGCTGGCCGCCGGAATAAAAGAGGGCTACAAAGGGCCGGTATTTATCCAGGGGGACCATTTCCAGGTCTCCGCTAAAAAATACAAGGCCGACCCGGTTAAGGAAATCGAGGGGCTTAAAAACCTCATCGCCGAGGCCATAGACGGCCAGTTCTACAATATAGACATAGACACATCCACCCTGGTGGACCTTTCCAAACCCACAATTCTCGAACAGCAAAGGCTGAACTTCGAGGTGGGGGCCGAGCTTTGCGCCTATGTGCGGAGCCGGGAGCCTGAAGGGGTCACCATATCGGTGGGTGGCGAGATAGGCGAAGTGGGCGAAAAGAACTCCACCGTGGAGGAACTGGACGCCTACATGGAAGGTTTCGAGGCGACGCTAAAAAAGATCAACCCGGCGTTGAGGGGCATAAGCAAGGTATCCGTTCAAACGGGCACATCCCACGGCGGTGTGCCGTTGCCGGACGGCACTGTGGCCAAGGTCAAGCTGGACTTTGACACGCTGGAGAAGCTCAGCCACCGGGCCAGGGAAAGATACGGCATGTCCGGCGCGGTGCAACACGGCGCCTCCACACTGCCGGAGGAGGCTTTCGACAGGTTCCCTGGAACCACCGCCTCCGAGATCCACCTGGCCACCGGGTTCCAGAACATGATTTTCGACTCGGAACATTTTCCCGAGGTGTTGAGGGATCAAATTTACGACCAGATCAAACAGAAGTTCCGTGATGAATGGAAAGACGGGCAGACTGTGGAGCAGTTCATATATAAAACCCGCAAAAAAGGGTTTGGCCTGGCCAAGGAAGACATCTGGCGGATGGAAGAGCTCACCCGAGCCGGCATCCGGGAGGAATTGGAGAAGAAATTCGACTTCCTGTTCCATAAACTGGCGGTGGGCAATAACCACAAGGATGTGGATAAACACATCACCCCGGTGAAGATAGCCCCGGTGCTGGAGAAAGAAATAGCCGCCGCCGGGGGTTACAAGGTGGAAGCTGTAAAAACCGAGGAGGGGGCGGACTAGCCCCCTCTCCTTCCTATTGCGCCGGGCATATTTGTAATTATTTGCGCGGCGTTGTAACTATCCGTGCCATAAGACCTTATCCGCGCCGCCTAAAAAAACTTCAAACCACCCTAAAGTAATCAAGTCCCCTCTCCGATAAGTAGATATCGGGCATTGCGAGTTTACCCAGGGAGGATCATCATGGAATCATCTGCGGTTGGCGGAACAGGCGGTTTGGCTCCCGCCCAGCAGGCCTCGGGCGCGGGCCAGGCAAACGTGGCTGTACAGAAAAAAGCTTTGGATATGGCGAAGGCTCAAGGAGCCCAATTGGTGGATATGATCCAAAAGAGCGGCGCCACCTTTGAAACCACAGCATAGACAGTTCTTGCGTGGACTCGCAGGGCGCTTTCCATGCCCCCGGCTTTTTAACCACATAACCGGGGGCCGGGAAGCGTTAAAGTATAATGTTCTTAAATGGCCTTTATAAATCCGGCTAAAAGGCGGATGGGAGGATGTCATGGCCGACAAGTATTACGATTACAGCAAGATGAACTCGGTTTCCCCTTACCAGGCAGGCAAGTCGGGCTACTCCAAGTTCAGCAAGAACACCCAGCCCCAGAAAGCCGATAAAGCCGCCACCGAACGAAACGCCGAGTTTGCCAAGGTGAAAGACCGGGCGGACCGTTCCCAAAATCTTTCCGCGGCTAAAAACGTGGTAAAACAAGGCGTGGCCAGCGCCCTGTCTTCCGGCCCGGGCGGGCTTGAATCCCTGATAGCGGAAACCACAGCGGCGAAGATCTCCACCAAAGCCTGAGCGGAAACCTTCCCCAGGGCTGTGGCGCATGGGGCTTATGGCGCCATGACAATGCATGGCGCGATCCCCGGTTGCGCCCGAGAACACTCAAAGTACCTCCTTTTTCTCCCGCCGTCCGCTATCATTTCGTTAAAACCGCTATCGCCGCAATTTGGTAGTGGACTATAACGCGTAATTCATTAGAATAAATCCGGGGTAACTACAAGCATGGAGTTAAACGCCGTGAGAGTTGAAACTAGGGAATCCGGAGGGGTAATAATTCTTGACCTGTTTGGTAACATCCGGACAAATGAGGATTACGCGGTTTTCAAAAAAGCGGTGGATGACATCATAGACGAAGGCAAAGTAAAAATCGTCCTGAATTTCAAGAGCGTCAGTTTCATAAACAGCTCCGGCCTGGGAAGGCTCGTGCTGGCGGCGAAAAGGATAAAAGAGAGCGACGGGGTAATCAGCATTGTGAACCTTTCCGGAGACTTGCGGGAGCTGTTCCTGTTCACACGGCTGGACACAAAGATACCCATTTTCCAGAGTGAGCAGGAGGCCATAGCGGGCGTATAGCATTCGCCCGCTGGCGGCCATCCGGCTTTTGGATGGGAGGACCATACGCCCATGAAATACAAAGCCGCGGCATCGCTTGCCGCATACCTGCTTTCGGCCTCCTGGTATGGGTGGGACGCTTATAACGCTTACATACAGGCCTTCGACGTGGCCTCCAAACCGTTTATTATGGATGTGAGCACAGCCCCATCCGTAGCCTTCACTTTCACCGGCCTTTTATACTGGGTCACTTTCGGGCTGGACCGGTCTGGCACCCCCGCGGCCATTGCGGGCTATTTCCTGGCAGGGGCCCAAGTTCTGGCGTTCGCGTTTCAGGTTTGGCTTGCCCCCACGCTCTGGGCGCTCAATAATCTTACTCAATAACCGTCAAGGAGATAATCATGACCGGATTGGTTTTACTGGGAATCGCAGTTCTCCTGGCTTTGTGGGTGATAGGCATTTACAACGGGCTGGTGCGCCTGCGGGCCCAGGTGAAAAACGCCTGGAGCCAGATAGACGTACAGCTGAAAAGAAGGTACGACCTTATACCCAACCTGGTGGAGGTGGTGAAAGACTACATGAGCTATGAGCAGGAGACGCTCACCCGTGTGGTGCAGGCCAGGGCCGAAGCCATGAAAGCCACCGCCATGGCCGACAAGGCGCAGAAGGAAGGGATGCTCACCGAAGCCCTTAAAAGCCTTTTCGCCCTTTCCGAAAACTATCCGGACCTGAAGGCCAACCAGAACGTGATGGCCCTGCAGGAAGAACTGGCCTCCACCGAGAACAAGATTTCATTCTCCCGCCAGTTTTATAACGACTCGGTGATGGAGCTGAACGTGAAATGCGAGACATTCCCCTCGAACATCGTGGCCAACTCTTTCGGGTTTAAACAGGAGGAATTCTTCAAGGTGGCCGAAGAGGAAGCCAAACCGGTTAAGGTTAACCTGCGGTGAGTTCCGGAAAAATCCCCTGCCCCCAGTGCGGTTACCAGAACCGCGAAGGGGCGGTGATGTGCAACCTTTGCCACGCCATCCTTCAAAGGGAGGGCAAGAAGGCCGAGCGCATCATAAAAAAGGTGGAGGCCAG
This DNA window, taken from Nitrospinota bacterium, encodes the following:
- a CDS encoding LemA family protein; the protein is MTGLVLLGIAVLLALWVIGIYNGLVRLRAQVKNAWSQIDVQLKRRYDLIPNLVEVVKDYMSYEQETLTRVVQARAEAMKATAMADKAQKEGMLTEALKSLFALSENYPDLKANQNVMALQEELASTENKISFSRQFYNDSVMELNVKCETFPSNIVANSFGFKQEEFFKVAEEEAKPVKVNLR
- a CDS encoding class II fructose-bisphosphate aldolase, giving the protein MKVNNAKELLAAISNCCAKIDGNKLKVTDPAALRGHGIDRLIINAVFGKDAEIRGTARWVIKAAALELGLWPASIQGLYDAMGRSEVRGYTVPAINIRGLTYDVARAVFHTAIRNNTGAFIFEIARSEIDYTFQRPAEYSTALLAAGIKEGYKGPVFIQGDHFQVSAKKYKADPVKEIEGLKNLIAEAIDGQFYNIDIDTSTLVDLSKPTILEQQRLNFEVGAELCAYVRSREPEGVTISVGGEIGEVGEKNSTVEELDAYMEGFEATLKKINPALRGISKVSVQTGTSHGGVPLPDGTVAKVKLDFDTLEKLSHRARERYGMSGAVQHGASTLPEEAFDRFPGTTASEIHLATGFQNMIFDSEHFPEVLRDQIYDQIKQKFRDEWKDGQTVEQFIYKTRKKGFGLAKEDIWRMEELTRAGIREELEKKFDFLFHKLAVGNNHKDVDKHITPVKIAPVLEKEIAAAGGYKVEAVKTEEGAD
- a CDS encoding YjfB family protein, whose amino-acid sequence is MESSAVGGTGGLAPAQQASGAGQANVAVQKKALDMAKAQGAQLVDMIQKSGATFETTA
- a CDS encoding STAS domain-containing protein → MRVETRESGGVIILDLFGNIRTNEDYAVFKKAVDDIIDEGKVKIVLNFKSVSFINSSGLGRLVLAAKRIKESDGVISIVNLSGDLRELFLFTRLDTKIPIFQSEQEAIAGV